The Rahnella aquatilis CIP 78.65 = ATCC 33071 genomic sequence ATGGACCAGCGCCGTGCAAATGCACAGCGTGACGATACACTTCGCGTAGGGAGAGAATAACAATGCGTAAGTCATTTTTACTTATCGTCGTTGTGGTGCTGGTGGCGCTTTATGCTTCACTGTTTGTCGTTCAGGAAGGTCAGCGTGGTATCGTGCTGCGTTTTGGTAAAGTCCTGCGTGACAGCGATAACAAACCGCTGGTGTATGCGCCGGGTCTGCATTTTAAAGTTCCTTTCGTGGAATCCATTAAAATGCTCGACGCGCGTATCCAGACTATGGATAACCAGGCCGACCGCTTCGTCACCAGCGAGAAGAAAGACTTAATCGTCGATTCTTACCTGAAATGGCGCATTAGTGATTTCAGCCGCTACTATCTGGCAACGGGCGGTGGTGATGTATCTCAGGCAGAGATACTGCTGAAACGTAAATTCAGTGACCGTCTGCGTTCGGAAATTGGTCGTCTTGATGTTAAAGACATCGTGACCGATTCCCGGGGCCGTCTGACGCTGGATGTTCGCGATGCACTGAACACCGGTAGCGTAGGCGATGAGCCTGAAGCGACCACTGAAGCCGATGATGCGATTGCCTCTGCAGCAAAACGTGTTGAGCAGGAAACCAAAGGCAAACAACCTGCGGTGAACCCGAACAGCATGGCGGCGTTGGGTATCGAAGTGGTGGATGTACGTCTGAAACAAATCAACTTGCCGGAAGAAGTGTCCAGCGCGATTTACGATCGTATGCGTGCTGAACGTAATGCGGTGGCATTGCGTCACATCTCTCAGGGTAAAGAAGAGGCGACCAAGATTCAGGCTGCGGCGGATTACGAAAGAACCCGTACAGTGGCTGAAGCAGAGCGTACTGCCCGTATCACCCGTGGTGAAGGGGATGCCGAAGCGGCGAAACTGTTTGCTGATGCCTTCAGCCAGGATCCTGACTTCTATGCATTCATCCGAAGCCTGCGTGCTTACGAGGCCAGCTTCAAGAGCGGTAACGACGTCATGGTATTAAGCCCTGACAGCGATTTCTTCCGCTTCATGAAGTCACCTGAAAAAAATAAATAATTGCTTCTGCAATTTCCAAAAGGCCCTCCTGGGGCCTTTTGTCTTTTCTGAAATCCTTCTTTTTGGGGAAGGGATGCAATGAGAACGATTCATCATGAATGCGACAATCTGGCTGGCGCTGGCATTAGTTTTGGTGCTTGAAGGCCTGGGGCCGATGCTATATCCAAAAACATGGCGAAAAATGATCCTCTCGCTGGCGAATCTTCCGGACACGGTTTTACGCCGTTTTGGTGGGGGTCTTGTGGTCGCAGGCTTCGTAATTTACTACATGTTGCGTAGTCGTCTGGGTGGGTGAGGGTTTGTTACATCGGGCGTGTCACGTCTCGTTGAGACGGATAGCACGCAATTAAAATTTTTCCCGCAAACGTGTGCTAAAAGTGCTGGAAAGCACAGAATGAGATGTTAGAATCCTTTTTTAAGCAACCTGGTGATTCTTGAGATGGGTAAGAACGTCGTCGTACTCGGCACTCAATGGGGTGATGAAGGGAAAGGCAAGGTCGTAGACCTGCTGACTGAACGGGCTAAATATGTTGTGCGCTATCAGGGCGGTCACAACGCCGGTCACACTCTGGTTATCAACGGTGAAAAAACCGTTCTTCATTTAATTCCGTCTGGCATTTTGCGTGAAAACGTGACCAGCATCATCGGCAACGGTGTTGTTCTGGCTCCGGACGCCTTAATGAAAGAAATGGGCGAACTTGAAGCTCGTGGCATCCCTGTACGCGAACGTCTGTTACTGTCTGAAGCTTGCCCGCTGATCCTGCCTTATCATGTCGCCCTCGACATGGCGCGTGAAAAAGCGCGTGGCGATAAAGCGATCGGCACGACCGGTCGTGGCATCGGCCCGGCTTATGAAGATAAAGTAGCCCGTCGCGGTCTGCGTGTAGGCGATCTCTTCAATAAAGAAACTTTCGCTATCAAGCTGAAAGAAATCATCGAATACCATAACTTCCAGCTGGTTAACTACTACAAAGTCGAAGCCGTTGATTTCCAGAAAACGTTGGATGATGTGATGGCGATTGCCGACATCCTGACGGCAATGGTTGTTGACGTGTCTGAACTGCTGGATGGCGCGCGCAAGCGTGGCGACCTGATCATGTTCGAAGGCGCGCAAGGCACGCTTCTGGACATCGACCACGGGACTTATCCGTACGTCACCTCGTCCAACACCACTGCTGGCGGCGTCGCTACCGGTTCTGGTATTGGTCCACGTTATGTTGATTACGTGCTGGGTATCGTGAAAGCTTACTCAACCCGCGTGGGTGCAGGTCCGTTCCCGACTGAACTGTTTGATGAAACCGGCGAGTTCCTGCGTAAGCAAGGTAACGAGTTTGGGGCGACCACTGGCCGTAGCCGCCGTTGTGGCTGGCTGGACATCGTGGCTGTTCGTCGTTCTGTGCAGATCAACTCCCTGTCTGGTTTCTGTCTGACCAAACTGGATGTGCTGGACGGTCTGAAAGAAGTGAAGCTGTGTGTTGGTTACCGCATGCCTGATGGCCGCGAAATGACGACCACACCGCTGGCAGCAGAAGGCTGGGAAGGTATCGAGCCAATCTACGAAATTATGCCAGGCTGGACCGAAACCACCTTCGGTGTGAAAGAAGTCGAAAACCTGCCACAGGCAGCGCTGAACTACATCAAGCGTATCGAAGAGCTGACTGAAGTGCCGGTTGATATCATCTCTACTGGCCCGGATCGTAGCGAAACGATGATTCTGCGTGACCCGTTTGACGCATAACAGCCAGAGCTGATTGCGTAAAAACGTCATAACCGGGCAAAATTGCCCGGTTTATTTTTTTCTGAATCCCTTCGCTTGTTTACTTTTCATAAACCATCCACTATCTAAATGATTAGCTGCAAAGTTCGCGGCTGGTTTATCATCAAAGTGTCATAATAAACAATCATCTTCACCCTGTTGTCATTGCTGACGTGGAAAGACCGGGTAATAGCTACCCAGAGGTAAGTGTGCAGTTAACGAGTTTTACTGATTATGGTTTGAGAGCGTTGATTTATATGGCTTCATTGCCGGACGATCAGATGACCAACATTTCGCAGGTCACCGAGGTTTACGGTGTATCGCGCAACCACATGGTGAAAATCATTAATCAGCTGAGCCGTGCTGGTCTGGTCACTGCCGTTCGCGGAAAGAACGGAGGTATAAAACTGGGTAAGCCCGCAGAGACCATTCGCATTGGCGATGTGGTGCGCGAACTGGAACCTCTTTCGCTGGTCAATTGCGCCAGCGACTTTTGTCATATCACGCCTGCATGCCGGCTAAAACAAGTCCTGCACACTGCTGTAGAACATTTTCTTGATGAGCTGAATCAGTACACTCTGGCCGATATGGTCAAAGATAACTCAACGCTCTACAAATTATTGCTTGTTGAATGAAAGACTTTCAACAAACTGCTGATGACAACGGAGGAACCGCTATGTCACAAGATCCATTCCTGGAACGAGAAGCAGAAAAATACGAATCACCCATTCCCAGCCGTGAATTTATTCTGGAACATCTCGCTAAACGGGAAACCCCAGCCAGCCGGGAAGAGATCGGTAACGAACTGAATCTGTCCGGAGAAGAAGCCCTGGAAGCTCTGCGTCGCCGTCTGCGCGCCATGGAGCGTGATGGCCAGTTAGTCTTTACCCGCCGTCAGTGCTACGCGCTGCCGGAGCGTCTGGACTTGCTGAAAGGCACGGTCATCGGTCATCGCGATGGTTACGGTTTCCTGCGTCTGGAAGGCGTAAAGAAAGACGATGTGTATCTTTCTGCTGAACAAATGAAAATGTGCATCCACGGTGACGTGGTACTGGCACAGCCGGTCGGTACCGACCGTAAAGGCCGCCGTGAAGCGCGCATCGTGCGTGTGCTGGTGCCGAAAACCAGCCAGATTGTAGGCCGTTACTTTACCGATGCCGGTGCCGGTTTTGTGGTTCCCGACGACAGCCGTCTGAGCTTTGATATTCTGATCCCGGCCGATGCCATTAACGGTGCGCGCATGGGATATATGGTGGTGGTCGAGCTGACACAGCGTCCGACCCGCCGCACCAAAGCGGTCGGTAAAATTGTTGAAGTGCTCGGCGATAAAATGGGTACCAGCATGGCGGTAGATATCGCTCTGCGTACCCATGAAATCCCACACGTCTGGCCGCCACAGGTTCTGAAACAGGTCGAAGACCTGAGTGAACAGGTGCCGGAAGAAGCGAAAAAAGGCCGCGTGGATTTACGCAGTCTGCCGCTGGTCACCATTGATGGTGAAGATGCCCGCGATTTCGATGACGCCGTGTACTGTGAGAAAAAACGTGGCGGTGGCTGGCGCTTATGGGTGGCAATCGCCGACGTGAGCTATTACGTCCGTCACGGCACTGCGCTGGACGATGAAGCCCGCAGCCGCGCGACGTCGGTGTATTTCCCGTCGCAGGTTGTACCGATGCTGCCGGAAGTGCTGTCTAATGGCCTGTGTTCCCTGAACCCGCAGGTAGACCGCCTGTGTATGGTCTGTGAGATGACTATCTCCGCGCAGGGTAAGCTGACCAGCTCCAAATTCTACGAAGCCGTGATGAGCTCTCACGCGCGTCTGACATACAACAAAGTCTGGCGCATCATCGAAGGTGATCCGGAACTGCGTGAGCAATATTCACCGCTGGTCAAGCATCTGCTTGAACTGCACACCATGTACAAAGTATTGGATCAGGCGCGTGCAGAACGTGGTGGTATCGCGTTCGAAACCGAAGAAGCGAAATTCATCTTCAATGCTGAGCGCCGTATCGAACGTGTCGAACCGACGGTGCGTAACGATGCCCACAAACTGATCGAAGAGTGCATGATCATGGCGAACATTGCTGCCGCGCGTTTTGTTGAAAAACATAACGAACCGGCCCTGTTCCGCGTGCATGACCGTCCAAGCGATGACCATATCTCGGCGCTGAAAAGTGTGCTGGGTGAACTGGGTCTGGTGATGGGCGGCGGCATGAAACCTGAGCCGAAAGATTATGCTCAGATCATGGATGAACTGGCCGATCGTCCTGACCGCGAGATGCTGCAAACCATGCTGCTGCGTTCGATGAAACAGGCGATTTACGATCCGGAAAACCGTGGCCACTTTGGTCTGGCATTGCCTTCTTACGGGCACTTTACGTCGCCAATCCGTCGTTATCCGGATCTGGCACTGCACCGTGCGATCAAGTATCTGCTGGCAAAAGAGCATGGCACGCTGAAAGATCGCTGGACGCCAACCGGCGGCTGGCACAGTGATTACGAAGACATGTTGCAACTCGGTGAGCATTGTTCGATGGCAGAACGCCGTGCGGATGAAGCCACCCGTAACGTCGCTGACTGGCTGAAGTGCGACTTCATGCAGGATCACGTGGGCGAAACCTTCACCGGCATTATCGCCAGTGTCACTGGCTTCGGCTTCTTCGTGCGCCTCAACGATCTGTTCATTGACGGTCTGGTGCACGTGTCATCGCTCGACAACGATTATTACCGTTACGACAACATCGGCCAGCGTCTGGTGGGGGAATCCTCCGGCGCGGTTTATCGCCTGGGCGATACGGTAGAAATCCGCGTTGAAGCCGTGCACATGGACGAACGTAAAATCGATTTTGCGCTGGTTTCCAGCACCCGCAAAGCACGGGGTGAAGGCAAAACCGCACGTGACCGCGCGAAAAAAGGGGGCGAACGTACCATGCGTTCTGCCGCGCCAGCCAATGCGGGCCGTCGCCGTACTGCTAAGAAAAACGTGAACTTTGAGCCGGACAGTGCATTCCGCAAAGATGACGCGAAAACGGCTAAACCGAAGAAAGAGAAAGCGGCCAGTGCTGTGGGTAAAGACGGTAAGCCGAAGAAAGTCAAAAAGCCTTCTGACAAAACCGCAAAAATTGCGGCGGCCACCCGAGCCAAACGCGCGAAGAAAAAGCAGCCTGACAGCTAATCCTTTCTGACGATTCTTCTATGATAGAATCGTCTGTAACCTTACTAAATTGCGGACAGCTTGCTGTCCGCAAGTCTATTTTAAAGAGCATCATGAGCGAAATTATCTACGGTATTCATTCCGTTAAAGCCTTACTCGACAACGATCCGCAACGCTTTCTGGAGGTCTTTATCCTGAAAGGCCGTGACGATAAACGCCTGAAACCGCTGATCGACGAGCTGGAAGCCAGCGGTATCGTGATCCAGGTGGCGAGCCGCCAGTGGCTGGATGAGAAATCCGAAGGGGCTGTGCATCAGGGGATTATTGCGCGTGTACGCGAAGGCCGCCAGTATCAGGAAAATGACCTGCCTGCATTGCTGGAAAGTCTCGATTGTCCGTTCCTGCTGGTGCTGGATGGCGTAACGGATCCGCATAATCTGGGTGCCTGTCTGCGTACTGCGGATGCGGCCGGTGTCCACGCGGTAATTGTTCCGCGTGACCGTTCGGCGAAACTGAACGCCACCGCGAAAAAAGTCGCCAGTGGCGCCGCTGAAAACGTGCCACTGATCAACGTGACCAATCTGGCGCGTACGTTGCGTGTATTGCAGGAACATAATGTCTGGATCGTCGGCACGGCGGGTGAAGCCGATCATGACCTGTTCCAGAGCAAAATGACCGGCCCGATGGCGCTGGTGATGGGTGCAGAAGGTGAAGGTATGCGCCGTCTGACCCGCGAACATTGCGACGAACTGATCAGCATCCCGATGGCGGGGAGCGTTTCTTCCCTGAACGTTTCCGTAGCCACCGGCGTTTGCCTGTTTGAAGCAGTACGTCAGCGCGGTCTGAAGAAGAGCTGATTGTCGTTTATTGATCCGCTGCTTACATAATTCGCTGATTAAACGGGAGCCTCAGGGCTCCCGTTTGCATTTGCGCGTTTGTGATCTGTCCGTCTGTTAATTCCCCGTTTTTTACCATACTTACGCCATATCTTTATGAAAGGGAGCAGGCGATGGACTGGGAAACACACCGGGTTTTCAATCAACCCAAGCCGCTGAGCAACAGCAATTTATTTCTTTCGGATACGCCGCTGCGTGAAGCGGTTTCCCGTCAGCAGGCGGGATGGGATGCAGATGTGCTGGCGTCCCTCGGGCAACAGTTAGGCTCTGCGGAATCGCTGGAATTGGGCAGGCTGGCGAATACCAATCCGCCCGATCTTTTGCGTTATGACACCACCGGTGAACGTCTTGATGACGTGCGTTTCCATCCGGCGTGGCATCTGCTGATGCAGGGGCTGATCGCCAACCGTGTGCATAATTTACCGTGGCAGGAAGACGCGCGTATCGGTTCTGTGGTGGCGCGTGCGGCACGTTTTATTCTTCATGGCCAGGTTGAAGCGGGGACGCTATGTCCGGTGACGATGACATTTGGCGCGATCCCGCTGCTGCAAAAATATCTTCCGCCGGAATTCAGTGGCTGGATGAAACCGCTGTTATCTGACCGTTATGATCCGCATCTGCAATCCGGCGATCAGAAGAAAGGCGTGCTGATCGGCATGGGCATGACG encodes the following:
- the rnr gene encoding ribonuclease R, which translates into the protein MSQDPFLEREAEKYESPIPSREFILEHLAKRETPASREEIGNELNLSGEEALEALRRRLRAMERDGQLVFTRRQCYALPERLDLLKGTVIGHRDGYGFLRLEGVKKDDVYLSAEQMKMCIHGDVVLAQPVGTDRKGRREARIVRVLVPKTSQIVGRYFTDAGAGFVVPDDSRLSFDILIPADAINGARMGYMVVVELTQRPTRRTKAVGKIVEVLGDKMGTSMAVDIALRTHEIPHVWPPQVLKQVEDLSEQVPEEAKKGRVDLRSLPLVTIDGEDARDFDDAVYCEKKRGGGWRLWVAIADVSYYVRHGTALDDEARSRATSVYFPSQVVPMLPEVLSNGLCSLNPQVDRLCMVCEMTISAQGKLTSSKFYEAVMSSHARLTYNKVWRIIEGDPELREQYSPLVKHLLELHTMYKVLDQARAERGGIAFETEEAKFIFNAERRIERVEPTVRNDAHKLIEECMIMANIAAARFVEKHNEPALFRVHDRPSDDHISALKSVLGELGLVMGGGMKPEPKDYAQIMDELADRPDREMLQTMLLRSMKQAIYDPENRGHFGLALPSYGHFTSPIRRYPDLALHRAIKYLLAKEHGTLKDRWTPTGGWHSDYEDMLQLGEHCSMAERRADEATRNVADWLKCDFMQDHVGETFTGIIASVTGFGFFVRLNDLFIDGLVHVSSLDNDYYRYDNIGQRLVGESSGAVYRLGDTVEIRVEAVHMDERKIDFALVSSTRKARGEGKTARDRAKKGGERTMRSAAPANAGRRRTAKKNVNFEPDSAFRKDDAKTAKPKKEKAASAVGKDGKPKKVKKPSDKTAKIAAATRAKRAKKKQPDS
- a CDS encoding DUF2065 domain-containing protein; the encoded protein is MNATIWLALALVLVLEGLGPMLYPKTWRKMILSLANLPDTVLRRFGGGLVVAGFVIYYMLRSRLGG
- the hflC gene encoding protease modulator HflC; the protein is MRKSFLLIVVVVLVALYASLFVVQEGQRGIVLRFGKVLRDSDNKPLVYAPGLHFKVPFVESIKMLDARIQTMDNQADRFVTSEKKDLIVDSYLKWRISDFSRYYLATGGGDVSQAEILLKRKFSDRLRSEIGRLDVKDIVTDSRGRLTLDVRDALNTGSVGDEPEATTEADDAIASAAKRVEQETKGKQPAVNPNSMAALGIEVVDVRLKQINLPEEVSSAIYDRMRAERNAVALRHISQGKEEATKIQAAADYERTRTVAEAERTARITRGEGDAEAAKLFADAFSQDPDFYAFIRSLRAYEASFKSGNDVMVLSPDSDFFRFMKSPEKNK
- a CDS encoding adenylosuccinate synthase; amino-acid sequence: MGKNVVVLGTQWGDEGKGKVVDLLTERAKYVVRYQGGHNAGHTLVINGEKTVLHLIPSGILRENVTSIIGNGVVLAPDALMKEMGELEARGIPVRERLLLSEACPLILPYHVALDMAREKARGDKAIGTTGRGIGPAYEDKVARRGLRVGDLFNKETFAIKLKEIIEYHNFQLVNYYKVEAVDFQKTLDDVMAIADILTAMVVDVSELLDGARKRGDLIMFEGAQGTLLDIDHGTYPYVTSSNTTAGGVATGSGIGPRYVDYVLGIVKAYSTRVGAGPFPTELFDETGEFLRKQGNEFGATTGRSRRCGWLDIVAVRRSVQINSLSGFCLTKLDVLDGLKEVKLCVGYRMPDGREMTTTPLAAEGWEGIEPIYEIMPGWTETTFGVKEVENLPQAALNYIKRIEELTEVPVDIISTGPDRSETMILRDPFDA
- the rlmB gene encoding 23S rRNA (guanosine(2251)-2'-O)-methyltransferase RlmB — translated: MSEIIYGIHSVKALLDNDPQRFLEVFILKGRDDKRLKPLIDELEASGIVIQVASRQWLDEKSEGAVHQGIIARVREGRQYQENDLPALLESLDCPFLLVLDGVTDPHNLGACLRTADAAGVHAVIVPRDRSAKLNATAKKVASGAAENVPLINVTNLARTLRVLQEHNVWIVGTAGEADHDLFQSKMTGPMALVMGAEGEGMRRLTREHCDELISIPMAGSVSSLNVSVATGVCLFEAVRQRGLKKS
- the nsrR gene encoding nitric oxide-sensing transcriptional repressor NsrR, producing MQLTSFTDYGLRALIYMASLPDDQMTNISQVTEVYGVSRNHMVKIINQLSRAGLVTAVRGKNGGIKLGKPAETIRIGDVVRELEPLSLVNCASDFCHITPACRLKQVLHTAVEHFLDELNQYTLADMVKDNSTLYKLLLVE